A portion of the Drosophila innubila isolate TH190305 chromosome 3L unlocalized genomic scaffold, UK_Dinn_1.0 0_D_3L, whole genome shotgun sequence genome contains these proteins:
- the LOC117787988 gene encoding pupal cuticle protein Edg-78E — translation MRYFFITLFCLALLLAQLDAKLVRIRRIRRLVGDSERDAQITDYRVSPLDEEGVFKYAFKTSNGIDVQAAGSALETIGIYSYTSPEGVPIETRYIADELGFHVVGRHLPQPPPTPSYILRSLEYIRTHNEDGSPKLHTL, via the exons ATGCGATATTTT TTCATCACATTGTTTTGTCTGGCGCTGCTGTTGGCTCAACTGGATGCCAAGCTGGTTAGGATTCGGCGCATTCGTCGCCTTGTCGGTGACAGCGAACGTGATGCCCAGATAACGGATTATCGCGTCTCTCCGCTGGACGAGGAGGGCGTCTTCAAGTACGCCTTCAAGACCAGCAATGGCATCGATGTCCAGGCAGCGGGAAGTGCTCTGGAGACCATTGGAATATACAGCTACACCTCACCTGAAGGTGTGCCCATCGAGACACGCTATATAGCCGATGAGTTGGGCTTCCATGTGGTGGGCAGACATCTGCCACAGCCACCGCCCACACCCAGCTATATTCTAAGATCCCTGGAATATATACGCACTCACAATGAGGATGGATCCCCAAAACTTCATACGCTAtga